The genomic DNA ACATGGGGTAGTCAAATCCGTTCCTATGTCTTCACACCTTACACTATGGTCAAAGACCACAGAACCAGTTTTGAGGTCAGTCAGGTAGATAAGGTTATGGATGGCGATTTGGATGGATTTATCGACGCCTATCTGAAGTGGCGCATTAGCTAAAATAAATAGAAAGGACTGTCAACTGACAGAAAACCTTATGGGAATCATTGAAATGAAAGACGTTTCCAAGAAATATGGAAATGGGACAACCGCCCTTCGTGGTGTGTCCATTAACGTAGAGGCAGGAGAATTTGCCTATATTGTAGGGCCTTCTGGTGCTGGTAAATCCACCTTCATTAAGCTCTTGTATCGAGAAGAAAAGCTAGACAAGGGAACCTTGAAGGTCGGTAAATTCAATCTTGGTAAGATTAAAAAGAGAGATGTTCCGATGCTGCGCCGGAGTGTCGGCGTGGTCTTTCAGGACTATAAACTTTTGCCAAAGAAAACAGTTTTTGAAAACATTGCCTATGCAATGGAAGTTATCGGTGAGAAGCCGCGTAACATCAAAAAACGGGTAATGGAAGTTTTGGACTTGGTAGGTCTTAAGCACAAGATTCGCTCTTTCCCTAATGAACTATCAGGGGGCGAGCAGCAACGGATTGCGATTGCTCGTGCCATTGTCAACAACCCGAAAGTGTTGATAGCAGATGAGCCAACAGGAAACCTAGACCCAGAAAACTCATGGGAAATCATGAACCTTCTGGAGCGGATTAACCTGCAAGGTACAACTGTTTTGATGGCTACCCACAACAGCCAAATCGTAAATACCCTCCGCCACCGTGTCATCGCGATTGAAGACGGTCGAGTGGTGCGCGATGAAGAGAAAGGAGAGTACGGATACGATGATTAGACGATTTTTTAGACACTTTATCGAGTCGCTGAAGAGCTTGAAACGCAATGGTTGGATGACAGTAGCAGCTGTTTCTTCCGTTACTATTACTCTAACCCTAGTCGGAATCTTTGCTTCCGTTATTTTGAATACGGCTAAATTGGCTTCTGATTTAGAGCACAACGTGCGTATCAATGTCTACTTGCGTGCCAACTCGACAGATAACGATGAAACTATTGTTAATGAAGCGGGGGAAACTGTTGCCAATCCAAACTACAAGGCTATCTACAACCAGATTGTTGCTCTTGAGCATGTAGAAACGGTGACCTTCTCTAGTAAGGATGAGCAGCTCAAGAATTTGACAGAAACTCTTGGTGAAACGTGGAATCTCTTTGAAGGGGATGCGAACCCTCTTTACGATGCCTACATTATTGACACCACAGACCCAGCATACGTCAAATCAGTAGCAGCAGCAGTTGCAGCTATAGATGGAGTGACAGAAGTACGGGACGGTGAAGTTGAAACAGAACGAATCTTCAAATTGGCGGACATGGTTCGTACCTGGGGATTTGCTGCGACAGGCCTCTTGCTCTTTACTGCGGTCTTCCTGATTTCTAACACCATTCGGATTACCATTATTTCACGTAGTCGTGAAATCCAGATTATGCGACTGGTTGGTGCAAAAAACAGTTACATCCGTGGGCCGTTCTTATTGGAAGGTGCCTGGGTCGGTTTGTTAGGAGCGATTGCTCCAGCAGCTCTGGTCTACTTCCTTTATCAGATGGTTTATACTTCGGTTAACACCAGTCTTGCTTCACAAAACTTATCGCTGATTAGCATGAATATTTTTATTCCAGCAATGATTGGTGCACTTTTCCTTGTGGGGATTGTCATCGGGGCTCTTGGTTCTGTTATTTCCATGCGACGCTTCTTGAAGATTTAATAGGCTTTGAAAACAAACCTAGACTTCAGCGGATCGATTGGATAAGTGAGCCAATGGGAGCTGCAGAGAGAAAAGTAAGAGTCGCTTAAACTGATAAAAAAAAGCCAAACGGCTTTTTTTTTTTTTTTTTTTTTTTTATCGTAAAAATGGATTGTGATTTTTCTCGTGGGCAATAGTACTGTTGTAGCCATGTCCCGGATGAACACTATAATATTCCGGAAGGGTCAAAAGCTGGGTCTTTATTCCTGTGATTAGCTCATCAAAATTCCCAGTTGGCAGATCGCTTCTCCCGATTGTTTCGCGAAAGAGAGCATCTCCAGTCAGAACAAGTTCCCCTTCTGGAAAGACGAAAGAAACACCACCGATAGAATGTCCAGGAGTCGGTAGAGCCCTGAAGGTAAAGCCGGCCAGATGGTAAGATTCCTCGTATTGGAGGATACACTCGGCAGGTTTGCAGATGATATTGTTTAGGTCACTGTGGCGATCCAGCCCAGAGAGGTTTTTTTCTGGTTCGTAGAGCCAGCTGGCTTCGCTTGCAGCAACATAGACCGGTGGGTGACCAAAGGTCTGTCGAACCAATTCTAGACTCATAATGTGATCGTAGTGAGTGTGAGTCAAGAGGATAGCGGCAAGAGGTTTGCCGATTTTTTCAATAGTCTCTTTGATTTTTTTCCAATCACTGCCAGGGTCAACCACAATGAGGTGGCTATCATTTTCCAAGTAGTAGGTATTTTCATAGGCGATTGGATTGATGGATTTGTGTATTTTCATAGCAACTCCTTTTTCTATTACCTAAAGTCTATCAAAAAAAGGCGAAAACCGCATCCAATTTGTCGGGAAAATAGGAAAGTTATCCGTCTGTTTTCTTCCCTAGTGGCAGTAAGGAAAGTATGCTATAATTGAATCATGACAGATAGAAAGAATCCAAATAAATATGCTGTCGTTGATTTGGAAGCGACAGGAAGCGGCAGTGATGCTAAAATCATTCAGATTGGAATTGTTATCCTGGAAAATGGGGAAATCAAAGAAACCTACGCAACAGATATCAATCCGTATGAGATGCTGGATTACCATATTCAGGAGTTGACCGGTATCAGCAATCAGCAACTGGCGCAGGCTCCTGATTTTGGTCAGGTGGCAGCTGAGGTTTTTGACTTGATTGGTGATGCTGTTTTTGTGGCCCACAATGTTCGCTTTGATGCTAATTTATTGGCTGAAGCTCTCTTTTTTGAAGGTTACGAATTACGAACACCACGAGTGGACACGGTTGAGTTGGCGCAGGTTTTTTTCCCGCAGTTTGAAAAGTATAGCCTCATCAATTTGGCTCAGGAGTTGGACCTAGATTTAGAGCAAGCTCATGCTGCTATTTCAGACGCCTATGCTACGGCTCAGTTGCTCTTGAAAATTGAGGAAAAAATCGCCAGTCTACCTAAGCAAACAGTGGAGCAAATTCTGACCTTAGGAGATCATTTGATTTATGAATCTAGGCTAATAATCGATGAGGTTTTCGCGACGATGGATGCTAGTATTCCAGAGAATGTAGAATTCGTCCATGGATTGGCCTTAAGAAAACCACAGGGGCAGCTGGAAGCCTACCATTTATCAGATGATTTTGCTACTAATCTAGCCTTGCTTGAACTGGATGAGCGTGCTGAACAAGCCCAATTTGTTCAGCTGATTGAGGAGCGGCTAAAAGAAGAGAAGGGAGTACACTTTATCCAAGCTCAGGCAGGGATTGGGAAAACCTACGGCTACTTGTTGCCCTTATTGGCACGTCGCAAGGAGAATCTTCTCATAACTGTACCGACCAAAATCCTGCAACAACAGATTATGGACAAGGAGGGGAAGAAGTTACAGGAACTTTTCTGCATTTCGATTAGTTCTGTAAAATCGCCTGCCCACTATTTGAAATTGGATAGTTTTTGGAAGAGCTTGGAACGAGCGGATGAAAACCGTCTGCTAAATCGCTTCAAGATGCAAATCTTGGTCTGGCTCTGTGAAACGCAGACCGGAGATATGGACGAGCTGCGGCAGAAGCAGCGCTACCAGTCGTACTTCGATGAGATTCAGCATGATGGTCAGTTAGAAGATAAGAGCCTCTTTATGGATTGGGACTTCTGGAAAAGGCTGCAAAGAGAAGCCATTTCTAGCAGGGTATTGA from Streptococcus oriscaviae includes the following:
- the ftsE gene encoding cell division ATP-binding protein FtsE, whose product is MGIIEMKDVSKKYGNGTTALRGVSINVEAGEFAYIVGPSGAGKSTFIKLLYREEKLDKGTLKVGKFNLGKIKKRDVPMLRRSVGVVFQDYKLLPKKTVFENIAYAMEVIGEKPRNIKKRVMEVLDLVGLKHKIRSFPNELSGGEQQRIAIARAIVNNPKVLIADEPTGNLDPENSWEIMNLLERINLQGTTVLMATHNSQIVNTLRHRVIAIEDGRVVRDEEKGEYGYDD
- a CDS encoding bifunctional DnaQ family exonuclease/ATP-dependent helicase, whose amino-acid sequence is MTDRKNPNKYAVVDLEATGSGSDAKIIQIGIVILENGEIKETYATDINPYEMLDYHIQELTGISNQQLAQAPDFGQVAAEVFDLIGDAVFVAHNVRFDANLLAEALFFEGYELRTPRVDTVELAQVFFPQFEKYSLINLAQELDLDLEQAHAAISDAYATAQLLLKIEEKIASLPKQTVEQILTLGDHLIYESRLIIDEVFATMDASIPENVEFVHGLALRKPQGQLEAYHLSDDFATNLALLELDERAEQAQFVQLIEERLKEEKGVHFIQAQAGIGKTYGYLLPLLARRKENLLITVPTKILQQQIMDKEGKKLQELFCISISSVKSPAHYLKLDSFWKSLERADENRLLNRFKMQILVWLCETQTGDMDELRQKQRYQSYFDEIQHDGQLEDKSLFMDWDFWKRLQREAISSRVLITNHAYFLSHLQSQDYLWQSRLLVIDEAQKFLLTAEEFASQTIDLTAILQTLQSKKDKTEQLLDKRLLESTAFELNNLITHYRSSGQRDIVPEQLRQIKQNLLEMKMEEFRDLARVLEDYRQFWLEEHQLEDKRVSYLRASQEELLDVAPLLPQVKTFCISATLDLSKKVSLADLLGFKDVSFDRVSHRHYNNQELFLASDMPAILEKSREEHAAFILEEIQALQSVGKPILVLFISIALLLAVSALLDEKEIDHLAQHKHGPEASLKRRFEKGESQLLLGTGVFWEGVDFANQEEMVLVITRLPFDNPKDHFVRKVNDRLRREGKNPFYDFSLPMMMVKLKQALGRTTRTTTQQSTVVILDNRLLTKRYGRHIIEFLQKEYTLNTLPLAELTEAMREFFD
- the ftsX gene encoding permease-like cell division protein FtsX — its product is MIRRFFRHFIESLKSLKRNGWMTVAAVSSVTITLTLVGIFASVILNTAKLASDLEHNVRINVYLRANSTDNDETIVNEAGETVANPNYKAIYNQIVALEHVETVTFSSKDEQLKNLTETLGETWNLFEGDANPLYDAYIIDTTDPAYVKSVAAAVAAIDGVTEVRDGEVETERIFKLADMVRTWGFAATGLLLFTAVFLISNTIRITIISRSREIQIMRLVGAKNSYIRGPFLLEGAWVGLLGAIAPAALVYFLYQMVYTSVNTSLASQNLSLISMNIFIPAMIGALFLVGIVIGALGSVISMRRFLKI
- a CDS encoding MBL fold metallo-hydrolase, yielding MKIHKSINPIAYENTYYLENDSHLIVVDPGSDWKKIKETIEKIGKPLAAILLTHTHYDHIMSLELVRQTFGHPPVYVAASEASWLYEPEKNLSGLDRHSDLNNIICKPAECILQYEESYHLAGFTFRALPTPGHSIGGVSFVFPEGELVLTGDALFRETIGRSDLPTGNFDELITGIKTQLLTLPEYYSVHPGHGYNSTIAHEKNHNPFLR